In Pseudomonas sp. DNDY-54, a genomic segment contains:
- a CDS encoding DUF3617 domain-containing protein, whose protein sequence is MKHIAALTATALLIGVSPAYAEALLPGLWEFSSDNIEVNGMEMPGVAEMIEQMDSLPPDQKKMMEDMLAAQGVELGANGMRICLSEAQVKSRKLPFQDEPGCSQTITEQTPSRWSFTFECPDAKGRGETRLISEREVASSIESEYRVGSQQGSSRMQSRGKWLSADCGGLEPRS, encoded by the coding sequence ATGAAACACATCGCCGCGCTGACCGCTACGGCACTGCTGATAGGCGTATCGCCAGCCTATGCGGAGGCTTTATTGCCTGGGCTATGGGAGTTCTCAAGCGACAACATTGAGGTGAACGGCATGGAAATGCCCGGCGTCGCGGAGATGATCGAACAGATGGACAGCCTGCCGCCCGATCAGAAGAAAATGATGGAGGACATGCTCGCCGCACAAGGCGTCGAACTGGGCGCCAACGGCATGCGTATCTGCCTGAGTGAGGCGCAGGTGAAATCTCGCAAACTGCCATTCCAAGACGAACCGGGATGTAGCCAAACGATCACCGAGCAGACCCCTAGCCGCTGGTCATTTACCTTTGAGTGTCCGGACGCGAAGGGCCGCGGTGAGACCCGGCTGATTAGCGAGCGTGAGGTGGCGAGTTCGATTGAAAGTGAATACCGGGTCGGTAGCCAGCAAGGCAGCAGCCGCATGCAGTCGCGAGGAAAGTGGCTTAGCGCAGACTGCGGCGGCCTGGAACCGCGAAGCTAA
- a CDS encoding DUF3301 domain-containing protein produces the protein MITLGNLFILLLLMTAAAWLWHSHGIRERALATVRRHCEKMDVALLDGNVAFRRLGLLRDGRGQRRFARVYGFEFTVTGEQRHQGSIVMFGARPGPIEMDAHPFRTPPDSGQVIQIDDWRRRDD, from the coding sequence ATGATAACCCTCGGCAATCTGTTTATTTTACTCTTGCTGATGACGGCGGCGGCCTGGCTTTGGCATTCCCATGGCATCCGCGAGCGAGCGCTGGCAACGGTACGGCGCCATTGCGAAAAGATGGATGTCGCACTGCTTGACGGCAACGTCGCGTTTCGGCGGCTGGGGCTGTTGCGCGATGGGCGAGGGCAACGTCGTTTCGCACGGGTCTACGGTTTCGAGTTCACCGTGACCGGCGAGCAGCGTCATCAGGGCAGCATCGTCATGTTCGGCGCCCGGCCGGGCCCGATTGAAATGGATGCGCACCCCTTCCGCACACCACCTGATTCAGGGCAAGTCATTCAGATCGACGATTGGCGACGGCGGGACGATTGA
- a CDS encoding ATP-binding protein, giving the protein MASTVEQQRLAEAYAQCGEEPIHIPGSIQPHGFLLVLDEPQLTIIQASENVSKWLGVNAQALLGRPLTDLIGECGFADRLATLAEDDHNPFHLRDISFTLPDRTDRPSFALMAHRFAGQLIVEFESAGSSGQAYDTLYPLMRTFVVQLQEAQELELICQLAVREVKRITGFGRVKAYRFDAQGNGLVLAENADEGYPRYLGLCFPATDIPPQARQLYKSNLIRVIQDANYQPSPLAPPLNPNTGKPLDLSFASLRSVSPVHLQYMRNMGTLASMSISIVIRDQLWGMISCHNASPRAVSYQTRTACELLGRILSLQIEAKEGAVLAQRKLELRRQIVELLSAMADRDSVIEGFKSLPSVALAFAGATGAAIVSGESHETVGETPPPELLTRLTLWLSQQHERLSFSTDCVSRDIAAIPELAEHCAGLLAVSISRLHPHYLLWFRPEQIKTVNWAGQADKQSDAHGRLSPRDSFESWRETVRGYAEPWQQVELEGALELRTAVLGIVLRKAEEMAQLAGELRESNKELESFSYSVSHDLRAPLRHIAGYTELLGELEGSKLSERGLRFLDNIGDAARFAGTLVDNLLSFSQMGRAALRLSDVNLYALVESIRQEMAPDCEGRQIEWQVHPMPIVVADAAFIHMALRNLVSNAIKYSRKRELAVIEIGAEERPEEIIVYVRDNGVGFNMQYANKLFGVFQRLHRMEEFEGTGIGLASVRRIIERHDGQVWANGEVGQGATFFFSLPRLSYASSI; this is encoded by the coding sequence GTGGCATCCACCGTAGAACAACAACGGCTCGCGGAGGCTTACGCCCAATGCGGTGAAGAGCCCATCCATATCCCCGGCAGTATCCAACCCCATGGCTTTCTGCTGGTGCTTGACGAGCCGCAGCTGACCATCATCCAAGCCAGTGAGAACGTTTCGAAGTGGCTCGGCGTCAATGCCCAAGCCTTGCTCGGCCGCCCTTTGACCGACCTCATCGGCGAGTGCGGCTTTGCCGATCGCTTGGCCACCCTGGCCGAGGATGACCACAATCCGTTTCATCTAAGGGATATCAGCTTCACGCTGCCGGATCGCACCGATCGTCCCTCGTTTGCCTTGATGGCTCACCGCTTTGCTGGGCAACTGATCGTCGAATTTGAATCCGCAGGCAGCTCCGGCCAAGCCTACGATACGCTTTATCCACTGATGCGCACCTTTGTTGTGCAGCTCCAGGAGGCGCAGGAGCTCGAGCTCATTTGTCAGCTGGCCGTGCGCGAGGTCAAGCGCATCACTGGCTTCGGCCGGGTCAAGGCATACCGTTTCGATGCACAAGGCAACGGTCTGGTGCTGGCCGAAAATGCTGACGAGGGTTATCCGCGCTACCTCGGGCTGTGCTTTCCGGCCACAGACATTCCGCCACAGGCACGCCAGCTTTATAAGAGCAACCTGATCCGGGTGATTCAGGACGCGAACTACCAGCCCTCCCCGCTGGCTCCGCCGCTCAATCCGAACACAGGGAAACCGCTGGACCTGAGCTTCGCCTCGCTTCGCAGCGTGTCGCCCGTCCATCTGCAATACATGCGCAACATGGGCACCCTCGCGTCCATGTCGATTTCCATCGTCATTCGCGACCAGCTCTGGGGCATGATTTCCTGCCATAACGCCTCGCCGCGCGCGGTGAGCTACCAGACCCGCACGGCCTGCGAGCTGCTGGGGCGAATTCTTTCGTTGCAGATCGAGGCCAAGGAAGGTGCGGTACTGGCTCAACGCAAGCTGGAACTGCGGCGGCAGATCGTCGAGCTGCTTTCGGCGATGGCTGATCGCGACAGCGTGATCGAAGGCTTCAAAAGCCTGCCCTCGGTGGCGCTTGCGTTTGCCGGCGCTACTGGCGCTGCGATCGTTTCCGGCGAAAGTCACGAAACGGTCGGTGAGACGCCGCCGCCCGAGCTGCTGACCCGTTTGACGTTGTGGCTGTCGCAACAGCATGAGCGGCTGTCGTTCAGCACCGATTGCGTCTCGCGCGATATCGCCGCTATTCCGGAACTGGCCGAGCACTGCGCCGGCCTGTTGGCGGTATCGATTTCGCGCCTGCACCCGCACTACTTGCTTTGGTTCCGCCCGGAACAGATCAAGACGGTGAACTGGGCAGGCCAGGCGGATAAGCAGAGCGACGCGCACGGCCGTTTGTCACCGCGCGACAGCTTCGAAAGCTGGCGCGAGACCGTCCGTGGCTACGCCGAGCCCTGGCAGCAGGTCGAACTGGAAGGCGCCCTCGAGCTGCGTACCGCCGTGCTCGGCATCGTGCTGCGCAAGGCCGAGGAAATGGCGCAGCTTGCCGGGGAGCTACGCGAAAGCAACAAGGAGCTGGAGTCGTTTTCCTACAGCGTTTCGCATGATCTGCGCGCCCCGTTGCGGCACATCGCCGGCTACACGGAACTGCTGGGCGAGCTTGAAGGCAGCAAGCTCAGCGAACGCGGCTTGCGCTTTCTCGACAACATTGGTGACGCGGCTCGGTTCGCAGGGACGCTCGTCGACAACCTGCTGAGTTTTTCCCAGATGGGCCGCGCCGCGCTGCGCCTGTCTGACGTGAACCTCTATGCGTTGGTCGAATCCATTCGTCAGGAGATGGCTCCGGACTGCGAGGGCCGGCAGATAGAATGGCAGGTCCATCCGATGCCGATTGTGGTAGCGGATGCCGCTTTCATTCATATGGCCCTGCGCAACCTGGTCTCCAACGCGATCAAGTACAGCCGCAAACGCGAGCTCGCGGTCATCGAGATCGGCGCCGAAGAGCGGCCCGAAGAAATTATCGTCTACGTCCGTGACAACGGTGTGGGCTTCAACATGCAGTACGCCAACAAGCTGTTCGGTGTGTTTCAGCGCTTGCACCGAATGGAAGAATTCGAGGGCACCGGCATCGGTCTGGCCAGTGTGCGCCGGATCATCGAGCGCCACGATGGTCAGGTGTGGGCCAACGGTGAGGTCGGCCAGGGCGCAACTTTCTTCTTTTCGCTGCCCAGACTCAGCTACGCGTCATCCATTTAG
- a CDS encoding TAXI family TRAP transporter solute-binding subunit translates to MRLTKRFSLLAAAAAFTASTAAVAAPTFINILTGGTSGVYYPIGVGISQLYSKGIEGSKTSVQATKASVENLNLLQAGRGELGFALGDSVADGWNGVEDAGFKAPLKKLRAIGGSYPNYIQIVASKDSGIKTLADLKGKSLSVGAPKSGTELNARAILKAAGLSYEDMGKVEYLPFAESVELIKNRQLDATLQSAGLGMAAIRDLAATMPLNYVEIPEDVVAKINNAAYQAAKIPAGTYDGQEADVPTVAITNILVTHEGVSDDVAYQMTKLLFENLDQLGNAHSAAKDIKLENATKALPIPLHPGAERYYKEAGAL, encoded by the coding sequence ATGAGATTGACCAAACGCTTCAGCCTGCTTGCTGCCGCAGCGGCGTTCACCGCCAGCACTGCCGCAGTGGCCGCGCCGACCTTCATCAATATCCTGACTGGCGGCACCAGCGGTGTGTACTACCCCATCGGGGTGGGCATTTCCCAGCTGTACAGCAAAGGCATCGAAGGCTCGAAAACCTCCGTGCAGGCCACCAAGGCTTCGGTCGAAAACCTCAACCTCCTGCAAGCCGGTCGTGGCGAGCTGGGCTTCGCCCTGGGCGATTCGGTCGCCGATGGTTGGAATGGCGTTGAAGACGCTGGCTTCAAGGCCCCGCTGAAGAAACTGCGCGCCATCGGCGGCAGCTACCCGAACTACATCCAGATCGTCGCCAGCAAGGATTCGGGCATCAAGACACTCGCCGACCTTAAAGGCAAATCCCTGTCCGTGGGCGCGCCGAAATCCGGTACCGAACTCAACGCTCGCGCCATCCTCAAGGCAGCCGGCCTGAGCTACGAAGACATGGGCAAGGTGGAATACCTTCCGTTCGCCGAGTCGGTCGAACTGATCAAGAACCGCCAGCTCGACGCCACGCTGCAATCGGCAGGCCTGGGCATGGCTGCCATTCGTGACCTGGCGGCTACCATGCCGCTGAACTACGTTGAGATCCCGGAAGACGTGGTCGCCAAGATCAATAACGCTGCCTACCAGGCTGCAAAGATCCCGGCCGGCACCTATGACGGTCAGGAAGCGGACGTTCCCACCGTCGCCATCACCAACATCCTCGTGACCCACGAAGGTGTGTCCGACGACGTTGCCTACCAGATGACCAAGCTGCTGTTCGAAAACCTCGATCAGCTGGGCAACGCTCATTCGGCAGCCAAGGACATCAAGCTGGAAAACGCGACCAAGGCACTGCCAATCCCACTGCATCCGGGTGCCGAGCGTTACTACAAGGAAGCGGGCGCACTCTAA
- a CDS encoding NADH:ubiquinone oxidoreductase yields MRSMCFLLLLGSVGQAWAEGCIIHSQDERIEVKLCQQNRTIPAELFRSGFCQPQLKDQKVEVTFVEQCPGGAFGICRNAQVSNMPYRQDIFYYGVASDARFLQPACEQTSSGEWVTE; encoded by the coding sequence ATGCGTTCAATGTGTTTTCTGCTGTTGCTGGGGAGCGTGGGCCAGGCGTGGGCGGAGGGCTGCATTATTCACAGCCAGGATGAGCGGATCGAGGTGAAGCTTTGCCAGCAGAACCGCACGATTCCGGCCGAGCTGTTCCGATCAGGCTTTTGCCAGCCCCAGCTCAAAGATCAGAAGGTCGAGGTTACCTTCGTTGAGCAGTGCCCAGGCGGCGCCTTCGGTATCTGCCGCAACGCGCAGGTGTCCAACATGCCCTATCGGCAGGACATTTTTTATTACGGTGTCGCCAGCGATGCACGCTTTCTGCAGCCTGCGTGCGAACAAACCAGCAGCGGCGAGTGGGTTACGGAGTAG
- a CDS encoding CobW-like GTP-binding protein, whose protein sequence is MLNQIPTHVICGPLGAGKTSLIRSLLAQKPAAERWAVLINEFGQIGLDAALLSTDDAGVSLAEIAGGCLCCVNGVPFQVGLGRLLRRATPDRLLIEPSGLGHPTELLAQLVTPPWRDVLALQPAVSVLDAAALARGEPLPQSQQQALEHCGLAVLNKSETLDQVQRQRVAARLPSLTLHWTQQGELPISKLPGIDKRAGNDVDRPIPDPAAYTPLAMSGAVWLDPQQPFCQSQGNADGWSIGWRWHPSQRFDLALVTRWLSGLSWRRAKLALHTADGWRSANAVAAEALAFKPSEWRKDSRLELIFAEPQDDKQLTADMQACRQ, encoded by the coding sequence ATGCTGAATCAGATACCCACCCACGTGATTTGTGGCCCTCTCGGCGCCGGCAAGACCAGCCTGATTCGTTCGTTGCTGGCGCAGAAACCTGCAGCCGAGCGCTGGGCGGTGCTCATCAACGAGTTTGGCCAGATCGGGCTCGACGCCGCATTACTGAGCACCGACGACGCAGGGGTCAGCCTGGCCGAGATCGCCGGCGGCTGCCTGTGCTGCGTCAACGGCGTGCCGTTCCAGGTCGGTTTGGGCCGGTTGTTGCGCAGGGCTACGCCGGATCGGCTGCTGATCGAACCGTCCGGACTCGGACACCCGACCGAGCTATTAGCGCAACTTGTCACGCCACCCTGGCGCGACGTGCTGGCGCTTCAGCCTGCCGTCAGCGTGCTTGACGCCGCCGCACTTGCTCGTGGAGAGCCGTTGCCGCAAAGCCAGCAGCAGGCGCTCGAGCACTGCGGCCTGGCGGTGCTGAACAAAAGCGAAACGCTTGACCAGGTGCAACGTCAACGCGTCGCAGCCCGTTTGCCGTCGTTAACCCTGCACTGGACGCAACAGGGCGAGCTGCCGATTTCCAAGCTGCCCGGTATCGACAAACGCGCCGGTAACGACGTCGATCGACCCATACCGGACCCCGCGGCCTACACACCACTCGCGATGTCCGGTGCGGTCTGGCTGGATCCGCAACAGCCGTTCTGCCAGAGCCAGGGCAACGCAGACGGCTGGAGCATTGGCTGGCGTTGGCACCCGAGCCAGCGTTTCGATCTAGCGCTGGTTACACGATGGCTCAGCGGATTGAGCTGGCGCCGGGCAAAACTGGCGCTCCACACCGCCGATGGCTGGCGGTCGGCCAATGCGGTGGCCGCGGAGGCGCTGGCATTCAAACCCAGCGAATGGCGGAAAGACTCCAGGTTGGAGCTGATCTTTGCCGAGCCACAGGACGATAAGCAGCTGACCGCTGACATGCAGGCTTGCCGTCAGTAA
- a CDS encoding response regulator, producing the protein MLKPILLVEDNPHDLELTLVALERSQLANEVIVMRDGAEALDYLLRREDYASRAGGNPAVLLLDLKLPKVDGLEVLKTVRETAELRSIPVVMLTSSREEPDLAKAYELGVNAYVVKPVEFRDFVAAISDLGIFWAVLNEPPPGSFRLKRQRRDRPDDDTRD; encoded by the coding sequence ATGCTCAAACCCATTCTGTTGGTCGAGGATAATCCTCACGACCTGGAGCTGACACTGGTCGCGCTTGAGCGCAGCCAGTTGGCCAATGAGGTGATCGTCATGCGTGACGGTGCCGAGGCGCTCGACTACCTGCTACGTCGTGAAGATTATGCAAGCCGCGCCGGTGGCAACCCGGCCGTGCTTCTTCTCGACCTCAAGCTGCCCAAGGTGGATGGCCTGGAAGTGCTCAAGACCGTACGTGAGACCGCCGAGCTGCGCAGTATTCCCGTGGTCATGCTGACCTCTTCGCGCGAAGAGCCCGATCTGGCAAAAGCCTATGAACTCGGGGTGAACGCTTACGTCGTCAAGCCGGTCGAATTTCGGGATTTCGTGGCGGCCATTTCGGATTTGGGGATTTTTTGGGCGGTGCTCAACGAACCGCCACCGGGCTCGTTTCGGCTGAAGCGCCAACGCCGCGACCGTCCAGACGACGACACCCGTGACTGA
- a CDS encoding TRAP transporter permease produces MSELQQEQGLAGSAADWPKTLFYVALLFSIYQIIMAAFHPVSSQVLRAGHVGFLLMVVYLSFPARGNGRPWQPFAWVLALAGMGTAFYQWYFEGDLIQRSGDLTTMDFVVGIVLIALIFEAARRVMGIALPIICGLFLAYGLFGEYLPGDLAHRGYGLDQLVNQLAFGTEGLYGTPTYVSATYIFLFILFGSFLEQAGMIKLFTDFAMGLFGHKLGGPAKVSVVSSALMGTITGSGVANVVTTGQFTIPLMKRFGYRPAFAGGVEATSSMGSQIMPPVMGAVAFIMAETINVPFVEIAKAALIPALLYFGSTFWMVHLEAKRANLRGLPKDQCPSAMAAVKERWYLLIPLAVLVYLLFSGRTPMFAGTIGLALTAIVILGSAIILRVSSFALRIAFWIALGLLCAGFFQLGIGVIFGVIAALVVACWFIKGGRDTLVICLHALVEGARHAVPVGIACALVGVIIGVVSLTGVASTFAGYILAVGENNLFLSLILTMLTCLVLGMGIPTIPNYIITSSIAAPALLDLGVPLIVSHMFVFYFGIMADLTPPVALACFAAAPIAKESGLKISMWAVRIAIAGFVMPFMAVYEPALMMQGDSYLMTLYMLLKAAFAIGLWGAVFTGYLQRSLSWWERIIAFAAGAAMIASIPISDEIGFGLGAIFLIQHYWRARRAEPATA; encoded by the coding sequence ATGAGCGAACTACAACAAGAACAAGGCTTGGCAGGCAGCGCCGCCGATTGGCCCAAGACGCTGTTCTATGTGGCCCTGCTGTTTTCCATCTATCAGATCATCATGGCCGCCTTCCACCCGGTCTCGAGCCAGGTGCTGCGCGCCGGACACGTTGGCTTCCTGCTGATGGTGGTCTACCTGAGCTTTCCTGCCCGCGGCAACGGTCGCCCCTGGCAGCCGTTTGCCTGGGTCCTGGCGCTGGCGGGCATGGGTACGGCGTTCTACCAGTGGTACTTCGAGGGCGATCTGATTCAGCGCTCCGGCGACCTGACCACCATGGACTTCGTCGTCGGCATCGTGCTGATTGCGCTGATCTTCGAGGCTGCGCGCCGGGTAATGGGCATTGCCCTGCCGATCATCTGCGGACTGTTCCTGGCTTACGGACTGTTCGGCGAATACCTGCCAGGCGACCTGGCGCACCGAGGCTACGGGCTCGATCAGTTGGTCAACCAGCTGGCCTTTGGCACCGAGGGGCTCTACGGCACGCCCACCTACGTGTCGGCCACCTACATCTTCCTGTTCATCCTGTTCGGCTCGTTCCTTGAACAAGCGGGCATGATCAAGCTGTTCACCGACTTTGCCATGGGCCTGTTTGGTCACAAGCTCGGCGGCCCTGCGAAGGTGTCGGTGGTGTCCTCAGCATTGATGGGCACCATCACCGGATCGGGCGTCGCCAACGTGGTGACCACCGGCCAGTTCACCATTCCGCTGATGAAGCGCTTCGGTTACCGCCCGGCCTTTGCCGGTGGCGTCGAGGCAACGTCTTCGATGGGTAGCCAGATCATGCCGCCGGTCATGGGCGCAGTGGCGTTCATCATGGCCGAAACCATCAACGTGCCCTTCGTCGAAATCGCCAAGGCGGCGCTGATCCCGGCGCTGTTGTATTTCGGTTCGACCTTCTGGATGGTGCACCTGGAAGCCAAGCGCGCCAATCTGCGCGGCCTGCCAAAGGATCAATGCCCAAGCGCCATGGCCGCCGTGAAGGAACGCTGGTATCTGCTGATTCCGCTGGCTGTGCTGGTTTACCTGCTGTTCTCGGGGCGTACTCCGATGTTCGCCGGGACCATCGGCCTTGCACTGACCGCCATCGTGATTCTCGGCTCGGCCATCATCCTCAGAGTGTCGTCATTCGCGCTGCGGATCGCCTTCTGGATCGCCCTGGGGCTGCTATGCGCCGGGTTCTTCCAGCTCGGTATCGGGGTGATATTCGGTGTCATCGCCGCGCTGGTGGTGGCCTGCTGGTTCATCAAGGGCGGCCGCGACACCTTGGTGATCTGCCTGCATGCGCTGGTCGAGGGTGCACGTCACGCCGTACCGGTGGGCATCGCCTGCGCACTGGTGGGCGTGATCATCGGTGTGGTCTCGCTGACCGGTGTCGCCTCGACGTTCGCCGGCTACATCCTGGCCGTCGGCGAGAACAATCTGTTCCTGTCGCTGATCCTGACCATGCTGACCTGCCTGGTATTGGGCATGGGCATTCCGACCATCCCCAACTACATCATCACCAGCTCTATCGCCGCGCCGGCATTGCTGGACCTGGGCGTGCCGCTGATCGTCTCGCACATGTTCGTCTTCTACTTCGGCATCATGGCCGATCTCACTCCGCCTGTGGCATTGGCCTGCTTCGCAGCCGCGCCGATCGCCAAGGAGAGCGGGTTGAAGATCAGCATGTGGGCCGTGCGGATTGCGATTGCAGGCTTCGTGATGCCGTTCATGGCGGTCTACGAACCAGCGCTGATGATGCAGGGCGACAGCTACCTCATGACGCTGTACATGCTGCTCAAGGCGGCGTTCGCTATCGGCCTCTGGGGCGCCGTGTTCACCGGCTACCTGCAGCGTTCGTTGAGCTGGTGGGAGCGGATCATTGCCTTTGCCGCCGGCGCTGCAATGATCGCCTCGATCCCGATCAGCGATGAAATCGGCTTCGGTCTGGGTGCGATCTTTCTGATCCAGCACTACTGGCGGGCCCGCCGCGCTGAGCCGGCAACCGCGTGA
- a CDS encoding SMI1/KNR4 family protein, which produces MEEVIEQLRELNEPVPVPLELPDDDRLVEVEEELLINLPFGLREFLLTVSDVVYGRLEPVTAADPQSHTYLPEVAANAWDAGVERDLLPICQDGPDFYVVDLEGEVMLFDGSEHEMTDQSWETVWHWARDVWLES; this is translated from the coding sequence ATGGAAGAGGTGATCGAACAACTGCGTGAACTCAACGAACCGGTGCCGGTACCGCTGGAGCTGCCTGACGATGACCGGTTGGTCGAAGTCGAAGAGGAATTGCTGATCAACTTGCCGTTCGGCCTGCGCGAATTCCTGCTGACCGTCAGTGACGTGGTGTACGGCCGGTTGGAGCCGGTAACCGCTGCCGACCCGCAATCGCACACTTATTTGCCGGAAGTAGCGGCCAACGCGTGGGATGCCGGTGTCGAGCGCGATCTGTTGCCGATCTGTCAGGACGGTCCTGATTTTTATGTCGTCGACCTGGAAGGGGAAGTCATGCTGTTCGATGGTAGCGAGCATGAGATGACAGACCAGAGTTGGGAGACGGTCTGGCATTGGGCGCGTGACGTCTGGCTGGAAAGTTGA
- a CDS encoding DUF1850 domain-containing protein, producing MIGLCLGLAGVVWAEVPTDDFTLAWNHTIEKIRWEEDYRVTPDGLLLGEARVKGSGAGMEIPDDAELRDGAWHYQRQMPPLQPLRVGRTPEAGDYQLCFNQRCHALSEWLGPPKAEQPALELWSCAASAVGSS from the coding sequence GTGATCGGACTCTGTCTGGGCCTGGCCGGGGTGGTATGGGCAGAGGTGCCTACCGACGATTTCACCCTGGCCTGGAACCACACGATCGAGAAGATTCGCTGGGAAGAGGATTACCGCGTGACGCCGGACGGGCTGCTGCTCGGCGAAGCGCGGGTCAAGGGTTCAGGTGCCGGGATGGAAATCCCGGATGATGCCGAACTGCGTGACGGGGCCTGGCACTACCAGCGCCAGATGCCGCCGTTACAACCCTTGCGAGTGGGGCGAACCCCCGAAGCAGGGGACTACCAACTGTGTTTCAACCAGCGTTGCCACGCCTTGAGCGAATGGCTCGGTCCGCCAAAAGCGGAGCAGCCCGCGCTGGAACTCTGGAGCTGCGCCGCCTCGGCGGTCGGCTCCTCCTGA